ATTTAGAGTTTTTATTTTTAGCTTCCTTTTCCTCTCTAAGATCAAGAAGTTTTACAATAAGGTCTTCATCAAGGTTCTTTACACCATTGTCTTTATAGACCTCATAGTAATTCTGAATCCATTTATTCTTTTTCATATCATAAAATCTAAAGGATGATGGAGGTATAATTATATAGCTGGAGTCTGAGAGGAAATCAATGTCGAGACTTTGGTTGTATGTCAGTTTATATTTCTCATCTACGTTATTGTTGTATTCTTTAAGTTGTTCTTCTGTGAGAAGATTGTTCACTTTTAAACATTTTGTTTTGCTTGAGTTTATTCTGCTTTTTAAGTCAGGGGCATAGAAGTAATGGTGGAACCCGTTATTACCTGATGATACAGTGAAGGTATCACTTAATGCTTCAAGGAACTTTTTTAATAAATCTGTTACCTCTGGGCTTGCATATTCTTGGATTAATTTGATTCTTTTTAAATTAATAGATGCGGAATCGATATCAATGATACAATACGGTGAGGATTTAATCAGTAGGGCTAGATTTAATTTATTTTCAGATAGATTTTTTAGTCTCTTTGCATTGTTGAAGATTATGTTTTTTTCTGCAATGCTTCTTATCGCATTAAGCGTATAGTTCTCCAAAGGGAGATTATTCCAGTTGTATACTAGAGGAGCTTTTTTGACTTTATATTTTTCTAGGTCTTTATTATATTCCCCTTTAACTATCACATCCAAAAAAAGGTATTCGAATCCTTTTAATTGCTTAGGTAACCTATCATTTAATTTTTCTATATATTCATTGTTTAGCATGTCTTTTCTTTTATATATATGACAGTTGATTACCTTTTTTTTTCAGAAAAAATGAAAAAATAGGTTATCTTGGGAAAAAAAAGTGTAACATGCGTTAAATATTTTTTCTTGACACTTTTTCTTTGTGAAGACTCTACAAATTTGCTTACGATAAGAAAATACATATGGGTGTGTGTGGTGGGGTGTGGGTAAAAAGGACTGACTAAGAGGAAGCCTAGGGACTCTGGTTCTTAGGATTTATTAAATCAAGAAGATTGTTTCTAGGGGAAAAAGGGGAAGGTTTTAGGAATCTACATTATTCCCGTAATATTCTTATTCTTCAATTTACAGGAAAAATGTAGTTTTTGACAATTTTAGTTTTTCTTATCTTTTATCCCCGCCTGTCCCAATCCCACACACTCATGTATTTTTCTTTGTTAGAAGATTCGTAGAAGAATCTTTACTTTCAAATTTCATTTCAAAATAATTTAACTGCCGAAATATTCCTGAATTCAGCAGTACGAAACCTCAGATTTATACTTTATTTTAGAATTATCAATTAACTTAGTGATTATTATGTTACTCACTCATGTTAGAAAGAAAGCTATTGAGGCAATAAGGTCTGAAGTCAAGAGAAGAGGGCTATCTATTCGAATGGTTGTAGATATTACGGATTTATCCTATTCACAAATACAAAAAATCTTATCTGATAACCACGCTAGTGCCTCCCTAGATTCCATTCTAAGTCTGTGTGAAGCCCTTAAGATAAGTTTTGATTTGATCATTTATCCTAAATTTACTTGACAATTAGCGTAGTGATTATTATAGTAATCACTCTTTGAGGAGGTGTTCATATGGAAAATGCTAGAGTAATCCAATTTCCCTCTGAAAGAGTCCCAAAACCCAGCTTAAAACCTCACAGAATCAAATCTGAGCCATCAATTGGGCAGATGGTAGGTAAAGGGTTAACCGATGCTACGATGCGGGAATTATCCCTTAAATTCGCAAAACCAAAGAGTGAAAAAGACCTCAGAGATAGGATAATTTTTCTATTAGCTTCATCCACAGGACTGCGTGCAAAAGAACTTGTAGGCTTAAGGTATTCGAATGTTACTCACTCTCCAGAAGGTGACATTCTAATTAAATACAGAAAGAAGGGAGGGAAGTTTGGCTATACAGTAATCTCAAAGATTGTTTTTGAAGAGATAGAGAATTATCAGAGCCAAATAGGTGAGAAATCTGATTTCTTTCTATTGTCATTGCCTAAAAGGAAAAATGGTAAACGATCTCCGTTAAGTACACGGGGACTTCAGTGGATTGTAAATAATTGGGGTGTTAAGACAGCTTCGGGTAAACTGATTCATCCACATGCTCTGAGGCATACAGTTGCACAGAAGACATTTGATCATTTTGGATCAATAGCTACTCAAAAATTGTTAGGACATAGCTCCGCTAATACCACTTCGAATTACTATACAAGACCTTATTTTAACGCAAGTGCTGTGCTAAACTGGAGTTAATGATTTCATTTTAATTAATCCTCATTACTAATTTCTTACAGTTTACCCTTGTCATTTCCTTTCTACTTGTTTAAATCCTTCAATATATTAGTAGAACATGTGAAATTAGTTGACAAAACTCTATTGATGATATAGTAGCCGTTAGTTCAGAAGTTACTAAATTAAAGAACTTTAAACATTGAATAAGAAGGAAATAAGACTGAAAGAAATTATTACATATTACGGGTTTATACATTCAATCAAATGGAATGGAGAATGGTTTTCTGATTACGAGAACCGATTCTCACGTATCATATTACCCAACTCGATTGGCAATAATGACTCTTTCCATAGTTTTAATTTAGATTCGCTTAGGTTACACAATTGCAAATTTAAGAAAAGTCACAAAGAGGATTCCCATAGTTTTGATAATGCTTCTTATGTGG
This sequence is a window from Leptospira ellinghausenii. Protein-coding genes within it:
- a CDS encoding helix-turn-helix domain-containing protein, coding for MLLTHVRKKAIEAIRSEVKRRGLSIRMVVDITDLSYSQIQKILSDNHASASLDSILSLCEALKISFDLIIYPKFT
- a CDS encoding tyrosine-type recombinase/integrase, translating into MENARVIQFPSERVPKPSLKPHRIKSEPSIGQMVGKGLTDATMRELSLKFAKPKSEKDLRDRIIFLLASSTGLRAKELVGLRYSNVTHSPEGDILIKYRKKGGKFGYTVISKIVFEEIENYQSQIGEKSDFFLLSLPKRKNGKRSPLSTRGLQWIVNNWGVKTASGKLIHPHALRHTVAQKTFDHFGSIATQKLLGHSSANTTSNYYTRPYFNASAVLNWS